A portion of the Lathamus discolor isolate bLatDis1 chromosome 5, bLatDis1.hap1, whole genome shotgun sequence genome contains these proteins:
- the SERTAD4 gene encoding SERTA domain-containing protein 4, with translation MTLVLPMQRLGRPIAAEGAADLAAYRALWEPPCCGRPGPGPAGSPAAGSHYRGISNPVTTSKITYFKRKYVEEEDFHPPLSSCAHKTISVFEERAHILYMSLEKLKFIDDPEVYLRRSVLINNLMKRIHGEIIMQNNWCFSACSFSGTSPQEWFVPQDCPYRKRLRMAKEEYEKLHMCCFYQECGSHYLNLPYSVNASTENTSSSSSSSLPISLPSCSQQVDYDIGSAFSYRSDDQIPANEIFITNARSHSHQEKAKSNDEKGGNEPERDSAAPDCEPVRGPHALECKGKFYDCFETGCNDKSNISESWKKSLRKKESLPSNKMCCSKGSKI, from the exons ATGACCCTGGTGCTGCCCATGCAGCGGCTGGGCCGCCCCATCGCCGCCGAGGGAGCCGCCGACCTCGCCGCTTACCGCGCCCTTTGGGAGCCGCCCTGCTgcggccgccccggccccggccccgccggctCCCCCGCCGCAG GATCGCATTACAGGGGAATTTCAAATCCTGTAACAACATCCAAGATCACAtactttaaaaggaaatatgtGGAAGAAGAGGATTTTCATCCGCCACTCAGCAGCTGCGCACATAAA acCATCTCCGTGTTCGAGGAGCGGGCCCATATTCTTTACATGTCTTtggaaaagctgaaattcaTTGACGATCCTGAAGTCTACCTGCGGAGATCTGTCCTCATCAACAACCTGATGAAGAGAATCCACGGTGAAATCATCATGCAGAACAACTGGTGCTTCTCCGCCTGCTCCTTCAGCGGCACCTCACCACAGGAGTGGTTTGTGCCTCAGGACTGTCCGTACAGAAAACGCCTTCGGATGGCAAAGGAGGAGTACGAGAAGCTCCACATGTGCTGCTTCTATCAAGAGTGTGGCAGTCACTATTTAAATCTACCCTACTCTGTTAATGCTAGTACAGAAAAtacttcctcttcttcctcctcctccctccctatTTCTTTGCCAAGCTGTTCCCAGCAGGTGGATTATGACATTGGCAGTGCCTTTTCTTACAGGAGTGATGACCAGATACCTGCAAATGAAATATTCATCACTAATGCCAGGTCTCACAGTCAtcaggaaaaggcaaaatcaAATGACGAGAAAGGAGGTAATGAACCTGAGCGGGACAGCGCAGCCCCAGACTGTGAACCTGTAAGAGGCCCCCATGCTCTCGAATGTAAAGGCAAATTTTATGACTGTTTTGAGACTGGATGTAACGACAAGAGCAACATCAGTGAATCCTGGAAAAAATCCTTAAGGAAAAAGGAATCTTTACCCAGTAATAAAATGTGCTGCAGCAAAGGAAGTAAAATCTGA